The following are from one region of the Methanomassiliicoccales archaeon LGM-DZ1 genome:
- a CDS encoding KEOPS complex subunit Pcc1, translated as MPEAVLRISGAGAAVSAAALAPEVHRDLSRTHAEIREENGETVLAIEASDTSAVRAALNSFLECVAVTDSIAKLTEESK; from the coding sequence ATGCCGGAAGCGGTCCTGAGGATATCGGGCGCCGGTGCGGCCGTTTCGGCCGCGGCGCTCGCTCCGGAGGTCCACCGGGACCTCTCCCGGACGCATGCCGAGATCAGGGAGGAGAACGGGGAGACCGTCCTCGCGATCGAAGCGTCCGATACGTCCGCCGTCCGCGCGGCGCTCAACTCTTTTCTTGAATGCGTCGCAGTCACCGACAGCATCGCTAAACTGACCGAGGAATCAAAATGA
- a CDS encoding 50S ribosomal protein L37ae codes for MSKRTEKAGTSGRFGARYGVVVRNRVKTIEAHQKARHECPECHHMSVTRVASGIWQCRHCGNKFAAAAYSPRTKKTTDALVAAKAAKAAEAKAAPSAEPAAAAE; via the coding sequence ATGTCCAAGAGAACCGAGAAAGCAGGAACCTCCGGAAGGTTCGGAGCCAGGTACGGAGTCGTCGTGCGCAACAGGGTCAAGACCATCGAGGCCCACCAGAAAGCCAGGCATGAGTGCCCCGAGTGCCACCACATGTCCGTCACCAGGGTAGCGTCCGGCATCTGGCAGTGCAGGCACTGCGGCAACAAGTTCGCGGCCGCGGCCTACAGCCCCAGGACCAAGAAGACCACCGACGCCCTCGTCGCCGCCAAGGCCGCGAAGGCTGCCGAAGCGAAAGCGGCCCCCTCCGCGGAGCCCGCCGCTGCGGCCGAGTGA
- the rrp42 gene encoding exosome complex protein Rrp42 — MSNYIVSQIKRDHLMNLLAEGRRADGRQLDEVRKISVETGIIASAEGSAKVSLGDTTVIAGVKIIPGAPYMDAPGDGVITTGAELIPMAHESFESGPPSEDAIELARVVDRGIRESGMIDVKQLCIKKGEEIWMIYIDIYALDFDGNLFDACNLAAVMALKTATVPWKQYGKSRTDDDGNVTEMEDCPLPITCTPISVTECKIGNDLIVDPNFDEEAISSARLTVTTDDNGNFRAMQKGGKGSITRGDLSLCLDRAVEIGRQIRKIIG; from the coding sequence ATGAGCAACTACATCGTATCCCAGATCAAGAGGGACCACCTCATGAACCTGCTCGCCGAGGGCAGGAGGGCGGACGGCAGGCAGCTCGACGAGGTCAGGAAGATCTCCGTCGAGACCGGCATCATCGCCTCGGCCGAGGGCTCCGCCAAGGTCAGCCTCGGCGACACGACGGTCATCGCCGGCGTGAAGATCATCCCCGGAGCGCCCTACATGGACGCCCCCGGAGACGGAGTCATCACCACCGGGGCCGAGCTCATCCCGATGGCCCACGAGTCGTTCGAGTCCGGGCCCCCCTCGGAGGACGCCATCGAGTTGGCCCGCGTGGTCGACCGCGGCATCCGCGAGTCCGGCATGATCGACGTCAAGCAGCTGTGCATCAAGAAGGGGGAGGAGATCTGGATGATCTACATCGACATCTACGCCCTCGACTTCGACGGCAACCTGTTCGACGCCTGCAACCTGGCGGCGGTCATGGCCCTCAAGACGGCGACCGTCCCCTGGAAGCAGTACGGGAAGAGCAGGACGGACGACGACGGCAATGTGACCGAGATGGAGGACTGCCCCCTGCCGATCACCTGCACGCCCATCTCCGTCACCGAATGCAAAATAGGCAATGATTTAATAGTAGACCCTAATTTCGACGAGGAAGCCATTTCTTCAGCCCGTCTAACCGTCACGACCGACGATAACGGCAACTTCAGGGCCATGCAGAAAGGCGGAAAGGGATCGATCACCCGCGGTGACCTCTCGCTCTGCCTCGACAGGGCCGTCGAGATTGGCAGACAGATCAGAAAGATCATCGGGTGA
- a CDS encoding DNA-directed RNA polymerase subunit P, translating to MYRCAKCNEPIRNMTAIGLQCDKCGSRIFIKERPNSKKTLKSD from the coding sequence ATGTACAGATGCGCCAAGTGCAACGAGCCCATCAGGAACATGACCGCGATCGGGCTCCAGTGCGACAAGTGCGGCTCCAGGATCTTCATCAAGGAGAGACCCAACTCCAAGAAGACCCTGAAATCCGACTGA